A stretch of the Sulfurimonas sp. HSL3-1 genome encodes the following:
- a CDS encoding endonuclease/exonuclease/phosphatase family protein — protein sequence MRHYRSDEAGIPLPDTFSLLTWNVHKEMGRPPFDKTLQSLLATGTPELILFQEAVLDTHTAEHFPGYNVSAAININLRHRQYGVLTAAKSPIHDTVSLKTNRREMHIATRKSLLITTHPFENGSELVAVNLHAINFVSAAVFIEEIDRLRIALQQRKGPMIVTGDFNTWSRKRMEYLEGFARSIDLLPATCANGHHIKQRFSKPLDHLYFRGLTLLTAEAVNTGRVSDHNPILATFKR from the coding sequence ATGCGACACTACCGATCGGACGAGGCGGGGATTCCCCTGCCTGACACCTTTTCGCTGCTGACCTGGAACGTCCACAAAGAGATGGGGCGTCCCCCCTTCGACAAAACGCTGCAATCGCTGTTGGCGACCGGGACGCCCGAACTGATTTTGTTCCAGGAAGCGGTTCTTGATACCCATACGGCAGAACACTTTCCGGGGTATAACGTCTCCGCCGCCATCAACATCAATCTCCGCCACCGCCAGTACGGTGTTCTGACGGCGGCCAAAAGCCCCATCCACGATACGGTCAGCCTGAAGACCAACCGGCGGGAGATGCACATCGCCACCCGTAAAAGCCTGCTGATCACGACCCACCCCTTCGAAAACGGCAGCGAACTCGTCGCCGTCAACCTCCACGCCATCAACTTCGTCTCCGCCGCCGTCTTCATCGAAGAGATCGACCGGCTCCGCATCGCCCTGCAACAGCGCAAAGGGCCGATGATCGTCACGGGGGATTTCAATACCTGGAGCCGGAAACGGATGGAGTACCTCGAAGGCTTTGCCCGCTCGATCGACCTCCTCCCCGCCACCTGTGCCAACGGGCACCATATCAAGCAGCGCTTTTCCAAGCCCCTCGACCACCTCTACTTCCGCGGCCTCACCCTGCTTACCGCCGAAGCCGTCAACACGGGCCGGGTCTCGGACCACAACCCCATACTCGCCACCTTCAAACGCTGA
- a CDS encoding outer membrane beta-barrel protein, giving the protein MRGAAILLAATLLCAADRSGPYLEAGAGLGSYNDDGRRATISTETVPQYRFGAGAFINRHLSVSLQYAQFGDFEGKTGAGETSREAFKVLSADVTGHYPIFNETVDIFARFGAGELYWDQSRPERKSSSAGTLVYGIGVGIRALSWLTVNAGYDFYQFGMDENGTSYEMNLGSAYIGLQVQF; this is encoded by the coding sequence GTGAGGGGTGCGGCTATTCTGCTGGCGGCGACGCTGCTCTGCGCCGCCGATCGCAGCGGACCCTACCTGGAGGCCGGTGCGGGGCTGGGCAGTTACAACGACGACGGCCGGCGGGCGACGATCTCGACGGAAACCGTACCGCAGTACCGTTTCGGGGCGGGGGCGTTTATCAACCGTCACCTCTCCGTCTCTTTGCAGTATGCCCAGTTCGGTGATTTCGAGGGGAAAACGGGTGCAGGGGAGACCTCCCGGGAAGCTTTCAAGGTCTTGTCGGCGGACGTGACCGGGCACTATCCCATTTTCAATGAGACGGTGGATATCTTTGCCCGTTTTGGCGCGGGGGAGCTCTACTGGGACCAGAGCCGCCCCGAGCGCAAAAGCAGTTCGGCCGGGACGCTGGTCTACGGTATCGGCGTCGGCATTCGGGCGCTGAGCTGGCTGACGGTGAACGCCGGGTACGACTTCTACCAGTTCGGCATGGATGAAAACGGTACCTCTTATGAGATGAACCTCGGCAGTGCCTACATCGGGTTGCAGGTGCAGTTTTAG
- a CDS encoding Dabb family protein: MVVHIVMFTFKEENKAANVAKAKAMLEALTEKIDPLLSMEVGVDFNGSERAMDLVLTTTFETEEGLATYATHPAHLEVVAFIKDVTEMSKVVDYVR, from the coding sequence ATGGTTGTCCATATCGTAATGTTTACATTCAAAGAGGAGAACAAAGCGGCGAACGTCGCCAAGGCAAAGGCGATGCTCGAGGCGCTCACGGAGAAGATCGATCCGCTGCTCAGCATGGAAGTCGGCGTGGATTTCAACGGGAGCGAACGGGCGATGGACCTGGTACTGACGACGACCTTTGAAACGGAAGAGGGACTCGCAACCTATGCAACGCACCCGGCGCATCTGGAAGTCGTGGCATTCATCAAGGACGTGACCGAGATGTCAAAGGTGGTTGATTACGTACGTTAA
- a CDS encoding NAD-binding protein — protein sequence MNVDAIILFGYNEFAREIAQQLRYSCSRIVIYALNNGDVEQAQAEGFEAHLADLEDNWDDLLSFDLSVTRIICALESEAENVFLTLSLRDRFHEAVIVALATTQENASKLRLAGANKVIAELQTTANLVIERLEKPVITRLLDALMDTQMELKVAQITLTELSPAVGKHINELLETTQRDIIVLAVVDQRMSESFIFTAKGYNHLLDPGDVLVVIGYDKEIKAFEEEVGGVRETDRSHRGG from the coding sequence ATGAATGTCGACGCTATCATTCTTTTCGGCTACAACGAATTCGCGCGAGAGATCGCGCAGCAGCTCCGGTACAGCTGCAGTCGCATCGTCATTTACGCGCTTAATAACGGCGATGTGGAACAGGCGCAGGCGGAGGGGTTCGAGGCGCATCTGGCGGACCTGGAGGACAACTGGGATGATCTGCTCTCCTTTGACCTCTCCGTGACGCGGATCATCTGCGCGCTGGAGAGCGAAGCGGAGAACGTTTTTCTGACCCTCTCCCTGCGCGACCGTTTTCACGAAGCGGTGATCGTGGCCCTTGCCACGACCCAAGAAAACGCGTCAAAGCTCCGGCTGGCCGGTGCGAACAAGGTGATCGCCGAACTGCAGACGACGGCGAACCTGGTCATCGAGCGGCTGGAAAAACCGGTGATCACCCGTTTGCTCGACGCACTGATGGATACGCAGATGGAGCTCAAAGTCGCCCAGATCACCCTGACGGAGCTCTCCCCGGCGGTCGGAAAGCATATCAACGAACTGCTCGAAACGACGCAGCGCGATATCATCGTCCTGGCCGTCGTCGACCAGCGGATGAGCGAGTCGTTCATCTTTACGGCCAAGGGGTATAACCACCTGCTCGACCCGGGGGATGTTTTAGTCGTGATAGGTTACGATAAGGAGATAAAGGCATTTGAAGAGGAAGTTGGAGGGGTACGTGAAACGGATCGCAGTCATCGGGGCGGGTAA
- the tlyA gene encoding 23S rRNA (cytidine-2'-O)-methyltransferase TlyA, whose amino-acid sequence MRLDHYLVEAGLAPTRSKAQQLVKSGSVTVDGSVVTKPAFAVESQQVEVTEAMPYVSRAALKLKGFLPSLPFDITGMSALDIGASTGGFTQVLLEAGAAAVDAVDVGRDQLHPDIKADPRVRSFEQTDIRRFMPDRTYDVVTSDVSFISLHHILDDVERLAGRWIVLLFKPQFEVGREAARDRKGVVTDPAAVAKAMADFEAACAARGWQQRAKAPAAITGKEGNSETCYCFEKG is encoded by the coding sequence GTGCGACTTGACCACTATCTCGTCGAAGCGGGGCTGGCGCCGACACGCTCGAAAGCGCAGCAGCTGGTCAAATCCGGGAGCGTCACCGTCGACGGCAGCGTGGTGACCAAGCCGGCATTCGCCGTCGAGTCCCAGCAGGTGGAGGTGACCGAGGCGATGCCCTACGTCAGCCGCGCGGCGCTGAAGCTCAAAGGGTTCCTGCCGTCGCTGCCCTTTGACATCACGGGAATGAGCGCCCTCGATATCGGCGCCTCGACGGGGGGCTTCACCCAGGTGCTGCTCGAAGCGGGCGCGGCAGCGGTCGATGCCGTCGACGTCGGCCGGGATCAGCTCCATCCCGATATCAAGGCGGATCCGAGGGTGCGGAGCTTCGAACAGACTGATATCCGCCGTTTCATGCCGGACCGGACGTATGATGTCGTCACCAGCGACGTCTCCTTTATCTCCCTGCACCATATCCTCGATGACGTGGAGCGTCTGGCGGGGCGCTGGATCGTGCTGCTGTTCAAACCGCAGTTCGAGGTCGGACGCGAAGCGGCCCGGGACAGGAAGGGGGTTGTGACGGACCCGGCGGCCGTGGCGAAGGCGATGGCTGATTTCGAAGCGGCCTGTGCGGCGCGGGGCTGGCAGCAGCGCGCGAAAGCGCCTGCCGCGATTACGGGCAAGGAGGGGAACAGTGAAACATGCTACTGCTTTGAAAAAGGTTGA
- a CDS encoding ion transporter produces MNLFSRALVDSAYALESSQKLRRTRHSVDNLMNNVGYRYKRYFDLFMMVLIFSSVFILIRDVKFPQQDFLAVFNDYIISLIFLVEYLMRFWVSSDSARIIIDQYEKDELLQREFRAGRALMKVLIAKWRYVSSLSAIIDFLAIMPFFHELRLLRLFIIFRVFKLFRYAQNMHHFAAILASKKFELLTLFTFVGLIIFVASVMIYVMEALNPDSKVNTLFDALYWSVVTISTVGYGDVVPVSGEGKLVALVVIVSGVAVLAFATSIVVAAFTEKLDDIRDGKLIQDVQKLKGIYLICGYGTVAQQTASKLRRMGRSVVILDADAAKIAEARRHHDLALAIDPSSLEALGQLGIDPGRQVRAVILLGDTDVENVYTALTLRSMNKDLRILSLLHDKKHRRKLESAGVDDVVYAQELIGQLSREYSDQPIAFEALHALRAEHSGVVIDEILIDERMARFVQTVQDLKIRGRRLILLGVESRREARFVFNPPVDFAVEENDLLVVIGENAMLHEYRIDLHQAVHS; encoded by the coding sequence GTGAATCTCTTCTCCAGGGCGCTCGTCGACAGTGCCTACGCTCTGGAGTCCTCCCAAAAACTGCGCCGGACGCGCCACAGCGTCGACAACCTGATGAACAATGTCGGGTACAGGTACAAGCGCTACTTCGACCTCTTTATGATGGTGCTCATCTTCTCGAGCGTCTTTATCCTGATCCGCGACGTCAAGTTTCCCCAGCAAGATTTTCTGGCCGTTTTCAACGACTACATCATCTCGCTGATCTTCCTTGTCGAATACCTGATGCGCTTCTGGGTCAGCAGCGACAGCGCGCGCATTATTATCGATCAGTACGAGAAAGATGAACTGCTGCAGCGGGAGTTCCGGGCGGGCAGGGCGCTGATGAAGGTGCTGATCGCGAAATGGCGCTATGTCAGTTCCCTCTCGGCCATCATCGACTTCCTGGCGATCATGCCCTTCTTCCACGAACTGCGGCTGCTGCGCCTCTTCATTATTTTCAGGGTCTTCAAGCTCTTCCGCTACGCCCAGAACATGCACCACTTCGCGGCCATCCTTGCCAGCAAAAAGTTCGAGCTGCTGACGCTCTTTACCTTTGTCGGCCTGATCATCTTCGTTGCGTCGGTGATGATCTACGTCATGGAGGCGCTCAATCCCGATTCGAAGGTGAACACGCTCTTTGACGCGCTCTACTGGTCGGTGGTCACGATCTCGACGGTGGGGTACGGCGACGTCGTCCCCGTCAGCGGAGAAGGGAAGCTCGTTGCGTTGGTCGTGATCGTCTCCGGGGTGGCCGTGCTGGCCTTTGCGACCTCCATTGTGGTGGCGGCGTTCACGGAGAAACTGGACGACATCCGCGACGGGAAACTGATCCAGGACGTCCAGAAACTCAAAGGCATCTACCTGATCTGCGGGTACGGCACGGTGGCGCAGCAGACCGCTTCCAAACTCCGCCGGATGGGACGGAGCGTGGTGATCCTTGACGCCGACGCGGCGAAGATCGCCGAAGCGCGGCGCCATCACGACCTGGCCCTGGCAATCGACCCCTCCAGCCTGGAGGCGCTCGGGCAGCTGGGCATCGATCCCGGCCGGCAGGTGCGGGCCGTGATCCTGTTGGGGGATACCGACGTGGAGAACGTCTACACGGCGTTGACGTTGCGCTCGATGAACAAGGATCTGAGGATCCTCTCCCTGCTGCATGACAAGAAGCACCGGCGTAAGTTGGAGAGTGCGGGGGTCGACGACGTCGTCTATGCCCAGGAGCTGATCGGCCAGCTTTCGCGCGAATACAGCGACCAGCCCATCGCCTTCGAGGCGCTGCACGCTTTGCGCGCCGAACATTCGGGGGTCGTGATCGACGAGATCCTGATCGACGAGCGGATGGCACGATTCGTACAGACGGTGCAGGACCTCAAAATCAGGGGGCGCCGGCTGATCCTGCTCGGGGTGGAGTCACGCCGCGAAGCGCGCTTCGTCTTTAACCCCCCGGTTGATTTCGCGGTCGAAGAGAACGATCTGCTCGTCGTCATAGGGGAGAATGCGATGCTGCACGAATACCGGATAGATTTGCATCAGGCGGTGCATTCATGA
- a CDS encoding F0F1 ATP synthase subunit A, producing the protein MGELFTFFGVISENHTYLFMSHMLLTALIVIMLAKMATKSLKVVPGGTQNLMEAYLQGVVAMGSDVMGREKAMRYLPLVATLGLFIGIANLIGVIPGFEAPSAFLDFTLALALIVFIYYNFEGIRRNGVVEYFKHFMGPVWWLAWLMFPIEIVSHISRIVSLSFRLFGNVKGDDMFLMVMLMLAPWLLPMIPFALLSFMALLQAFIFMMLTYVYLGGAVTLHEESL; encoded by the coding sequence GTGGGTGAACTCTTTACTTTCTTCGGTGTGATCAGTGAAAATCACACCTACCTCTTTATGTCGCATATGCTCCTGACGGCGCTGATCGTCATCATGCTGGCCAAAATGGCGACCAAAAGCCTCAAAGTCGTCCCGGGGGGCACACAGAACCTGATGGAAGCGTACCTTCAGGGTGTCGTTGCAATGGGTTCGGACGTTATGGGCCGCGAAAAAGCGATGCGCTACCTGCCGCTCGTCGCGACGCTGGGTCTGTTTATCGGTATCGCCAACCTGATCGGGGTTATCCCGGGCTTTGAAGCACCGTCCGCGTTCCTGGACTTTACCCTGGCGCTGGCGCTGATCGTCTTTATCTACTATAACTTTGAAGGGATCCGCCGCAACGGTGTCGTCGAGTACTTCAAACACTTTATGGGGCCGGTCTGGTGGCTGGCATGGCTGATGTTCCCGATCGAGATCGTGTCACACATCTCCCGCATCGTTTCGCTCAGCTTCCGTCTTTTCGGTAACGTCAAAGGGGACGACATGTTCCTGATGGTCATGCTGATGCTCGCACCGTGGCTGCTGCCGATGATCCCGTTCGCGCTGCTCTCTTTCATGGCACTGCTGCAGGCGTTCATCTTCATGATGCTGACCTACGTTTACCTTGGCGGAGCCGTCACCCTTCACGAAGAATCCCTCTAA
- the gatB gene encoding Asp-tRNA(Asn)/Glu-tRNA(Gln) amidotransferase subunit GatB, with protein sequence MFEVIIGLEVHVQLNTKTKLFCSCPTSFNDRPNVNTCPTCLALPGALPVFNEAALHKAVMFGTAVDATINRTSFFDRKSYFYPDSPSAYQITQLYTPVVEHGKLEIDFEDGSHKTIRVNRAHIEADAGKNIHDGAVSKVDLNRAGTPLIEIVSEPDMRSADEAILYLKKLHSIVRYLDISDANMQEGSFRVDVNVSIRPKGDEKLYTRVEIKNINSFRFIQKAIEMEVARQIDAWEDGIYDEEIVQETRLFDQTKQETRSMRGKEEAADYRYFPEPDLMKVVVDDAMYAEATQIPELPDEKRERLVKEHGLREYDASVITAELEMAHFFEKMLSQGISAKNAVTWLTVELQGRLKGGMTVATSPVDAEKLGLIVKRIEDNTISGKAAKEVLDYLMENDEGVDATIEKLGLKQVSDTGAIEAMVDEILAANPAKVEEYRGGKDKLFGFFVGQVMKASKGSANPQAVNEILKQKLG encoded by the coding sequence TTGTTCGAAGTGATTATCGGACTCGAAGTCCACGTCCAGCTCAATACGAAAACCAAACTTTTTTGTTCGTGTCCCACCAGTTTCAACGACCGCCCCAACGTCAACACCTGCCCGACCTGCCTGGCGCTGCCGGGAGCGCTTCCCGTCTTTAACGAGGCCGCGCTCCACAAGGCGGTGATGTTCGGAACTGCCGTCGATGCGACGATCAACCGCACCAGTTTCTTTGACCGCAAAAGCTACTTCTACCCCGACAGCCCGAGTGCCTACCAGATCACCCAGCTCTATACCCCTGTCGTCGAGCACGGCAAGCTCGAGATCGATTTCGAGGACGGTTCGCATAAGACGATCCGCGTCAACCGCGCGCACATCGAGGCGGATGCGGGCAAGAACATCCATGACGGCGCCGTTTCCAAAGTCGACCTCAACCGCGCGGGCACCCCGCTGATCGAGATCGTTTCCGAACCGGACATGCGTTCGGCGGACGAGGCGATCCTCTACCTGAAAAAACTGCATTCCATCGTCCGCTACCTCGACATCAGCGACGCGAACATGCAAGAGGGCTCCTTTCGGGTCGACGTCAACGTCTCCATCCGTCCCAAAGGGGATGAGAAGCTCTACACCCGCGTCGAGATCAAGAACATCAACAGCTTCCGTTTCATCCAGAAGGCGATCGAGATGGAAGTGGCGCGCCAGATCGACGCCTGGGAAGACGGTATCTACGACGAGGAGATCGTCCAGGAGACCCGTCTCTTCGACCAGACCAAGCAGGAGACCCGCTCCATGCGCGGCAAGGAAGAGGCGGCGGATTACCGCTACTTCCCGGAGCCGGACCTGATGAAAGTTGTCGTTGACGACGCGATGTACGCGGAGGCCACACAGATCCCGGAACTGCCGGACGAAAAACGCGAGCGCCTCGTCAAAGAGCACGGCCTGCGCGAGTATGACGCAAGCGTCATTACCGCCGAGCTGGAGATGGCGCACTTCTTCGAGAAGATGCTCTCTCAGGGGATCAGCGCGAAAAACGCCGTCACCTGGCTCACCGTCGAACTCCAGGGACGCCTCAAGGGCGGCATGACCGTCGCCACCTCCCCGGTGGATGCGGAGAAACTGGGCTTGATCGTCAAGCGCATCGAGGACAATACCATCAGCGGCAAGGCGGCCAAAGAGGTCCTGGACTACCTGATGGAGAACGACGAGGGCGTCGATGCGACGATCGAGAAGCTCGGCCTCAAGCAGGTCAGCGATACGGGGGCCATCGAAGCGATGGTCGACGAGATCCTCGCGGCAAACCCGGCCAAGGTCGAGGAGTACCGCGGCGGCAAGGACAAACTCTTCGGTTTCTTCGTCGGGCAGGTGATGAAAGCGAGCAAAGGCAGCGCGAACCCGCAGGCGGTCAACGAAATCCTCAAGCAGAAGCTGGGATAA
- a CDS encoding SLC13 family permease — MGGSTVKILWAVGTALLLYALVLPILSPVQAALAGVVTLLVVLWTNEGLPLGVVSLLPIVLFPALHILPTKMTTVNYAHPIIYLFLGGFMLAIAVEKSGLHIWIARKMLGIFPATGRGIIISLAVTSGVMSSILSNTTTALLLMTIALFLSDDPRLKMRFTLAIAYGASIGGILTPIGTPPNLILLGVMEEHGMAMIPFVQWMWMVAPLALVMIVVISVVLAVGIKDVRLALPEEEKPLSGDQKKLLALLGGLVVLLLVNAPIRPWWEGLGMSEPVILLSAGLLLFAPPFNLLIWQEDKAKIPYRIMFLFGAGFAIAKAFSETGLAGRVAEFLVDYSYLTPLYLMLIVAALITFTTEITSNTALISIMLPVIYAVAQQTGLDATLFMMVATICSSYAFMLPIATPPNAIAMSSGVIPIRTMALYGLLFNLVGIILIVLIAYLFWRPVLG, encoded by the coding sequence ATGGGCGGATCAACGGTCAAGATCCTCTGGGCCGTCGGGACGGCGCTGCTCCTTTACGCCCTGGTATTGCCGATACTTTCCCCGGTGCAGGCGGCCCTGGCCGGGGTCGTGACGCTGCTGGTCGTGCTCTGGACCAACGAGGGGCTGCCGCTGGGCGTCGTTTCGCTCCTGCCCATCGTACTCTTCCCGGCGCTGCACATTCTGCCGACCAAGATGACCACGGTCAATTACGCCCATCCTATCATCTACCTTTTTCTCGGCGGATTCATGCTGGCCATCGCCGTGGAGAAGAGCGGGCTGCACATCTGGATCGCACGGAAGATGCTGGGGATCTTCCCGGCGACGGGGCGGGGGATCATCATCTCGCTGGCGGTGACGTCGGGGGTGATGAGCTCGATCCTCTCGAACACGACGACGGCCCTGCTGCTGATGACCATTGCGCTTTTCCTCTCCGACGACCCGCGGCTGAAGATGCGGTTTACGCTGGCCATCGCCTACGGTGCCAGCATCGGGGGGATCCTGACCCCCATCGGCACCCCGCCGAACCTGATCCTGCTGGGGGTCATGGAGGAGCACGGGATGGCCATGATCCCCTTTGTGCAGTGGATGTGGATGGTTGCCCCGCTGGCCCTCGTCATGATTGTCGTCATCTCCGTGGTGCTCGCCGTGGGGATCAAAGACGTCCGCCTGGCGCTTCCGGAGGAGGAGAAACCGCTGAGTGGGGATCAGAAGAAGCTCCTGGCCCTGCTGGGAGGCTTGGTGGTGCTGTTGCTCGTCAATGCCCCCATCCGTCCCTGGTGGGAGGGGCTCGGTATGAGCGAACCGGTGATTCTGCTCAGCGCCGGTCTGCTGCTCTTCGCGCCCCCGTTCAATCTTTTGATCTGGCAGGAGGACAAGGCGAAGATTCCCTACCGCATCATGTTCCTGTTCGGGGCGGGGTTCGCGATCGCCAAGGCCTTTTCCGAAACGGGACTGGCGGGTCGGGTTGCCGAATTCCTCGTCGATTACAGCTATTTGACGCCGCTTTACCTGATGCTGATCGTCGCGGCGCTGATCACCTTCACGACGGAGATCACCTCCAATACGGCGCTTATCTCCATTATGCTGCCGGTGATCTACGCGGTGGCGCAGCAGACGGGGCTGGATGCGACGCTGTTTATGATGGTGGCAACGATCTGTTCGAGCTACGCCTTTATGCTACCCATCGCGACCCCTCCCAACGCCATCGCGATGTCCAGCGGGGTCATCCCGATACGGACGATGGCGCTTTACGGACTTCTGTTCAATCTTGTCGGCATCATTCTGATCGTGTTGATCGCCTACCTCTTCTGGCGCCCTGTCCTGGGCTGA
- a CDS encoding thiamine phosphate synthase codes for MAFFAYLITDGSYACTTPGAFAKHLGELFAAQKIDYALYRDKSNPDYERFASVFVDECHMHGIKAMLHRDAALAVALGADGVHLTSTQFDAVAGAKAQGLFTVVSTHSAVEAMHAAAEGADAITYSPIFESPGKGAPKGLEDLNETAGKIDLPVIALGGIVSPAQISAVHAAGAAGFASIRYFINSAKESFCSK; via the coding sequence ATGGCTTTTTTCGCCTACCTGATCACCGACGGAAGCTACGCCTGCACTACGCCGGGGGCTTTTGCCAAACACCTGGGGGAGCTCTTCGCCGCGCAGAAGATTGATTATGCTCTTTACAGGGATAAGTCGAACCCGGATTATGAACGCTTCGCGTCGGTCTTCGTCGATGAATGCCATATGCACGGCATCAAAGCAATGCTGCACCGCGATGCGGCGCTGGCGGTTGCCCTGGGGGCGGACGGGGTCCACCTGACGTCGACGCAGTTCGACGCGGTCGCCGGGGCGAAAGCACAGGGCCTCTTTACGGTTGTCTCGACACACAGCGCCGTCGAAGCGATGCACGCGGCGGCCGAAGGGGCCGATGCCATCACCTACAGCCCGATCTTCGAGAGCCCGGGCAAAGGTGCGCCCAAAGGTTTAGAGGATTTAAATGAAACAGCGGGTAAAATTGACCTACCTGTTATCGCGCTGGGCGGCATCGTCAGCCCTGCCCAGATTAGCGCGGTCCACGCCGCCGGCGCCGCCGGTTTCGCATCGATTAGATACTTTATAAATTCAGCCAAGGAATCCTTTTGTTCGAAGTGA
- a CDS encoding NAD(P)H-dependent glycerol-3-phosphate dehydrogenase, translated as MKRIAVIGAGKWGSALAFALGQNPENEVVITSRHPRDVPNFVDLETALQREYLVMAIPAQQVGAWLKEHFRYRDQKVLVAAKGIEASTGRFLNEIFAPYVPDQNIAFLSGPSFAAEVIQGLPTALVVSSADAQTAMGFAEAFPEFIRTYSDDDIAGAEVCGSYKNVIAIAAGICAGLKLGNNAAAALISRGLIEMRRFGLAYGARDETFLGLSGAGDLFLTASSVLSRNYRVGLGLAEGKAKEQIVEELGEVAEGIGTAYALHGIAQRSGVYLPIATEVYEILEGKAPRESLNDLLTR; from the coding sequence GTGAAACGGATCGCAGTCATCGGGGCGGGTAAGTGGGGTTCGGCCCTGGCATTTGCATTGGGGCAGAACCCGGAGAACGAGGTCGTTATCACGTCGCGCCATCCCAGGGACGTTCCCAATTTCGTCGACCTGGAGACGGCGCTGCAGCGCGAATACCTTGTCATGGCGATCCCCGCCCAGCAGGTCGGCGCGTGGCTGAAAGAGCACTTCCGCTACCGCGACCAGAAGGTGCTCGTCGCGGCCAAGGGGATCGAAGCGTCAACGGGCCGCTTTCTCAACGAAATCTTCGCCCCCTACGTGCCCGATCAGAACATCGCGTTTCTCTCAGGCCCCTCTTTCGCGGCGGAGGTGATCCAGGGACTGCCGACGGCCCTCGTCGTCAGCAGCGCGGACGCGCAGACGGCGATGGGCTTTGCCGAGGCCTTTCCCGAATTTATCCGCACCTATAGCGACGATGATATCGCCGGGGCGGAAGTGTGCGGCAGCTATAAAAACGTCATTGCCATCGCCGCGGGGATCTGCGCGGGGTTGAAGCTCGGCAATAATGCGGCGGCGGCGCTCATCTCCCGCGGCCTGATCGAGATGCGGCGCTTCGGCCTTGCCTACGGTGCACGGGACGAGACCTTTCTCGGTCTCAGCGGAGCGGGGGACCTCTTCCTGACGGCCAGCTCGGTATTGTCGCGGAACTACCGTGTCGGTCTCGGACTGGCCGAAGGCAAGGCGAAAGAGCAGATCGTCGAGGAGCTGGGCGAAGTGGCCGAGGGGATCGGGACGGCCTACGCGCTGCACGGCATCGCGCAGCGCAGCGGGGTCTACTTGCCGATCGCGACGGAGGTGTATGAAATCCTGGAGGGCAAAGCGCCCCGGGAGAGCCTCAACGACCTGCTGACGAGGTAG
- a CDS encoding bifunctional riboflavin kinase/FAD synthetase, which produces MKHATALKKVDAVAIGGFDGMHEGHQHLFNALGERGAIVVVETGYANLTPGREREHFTTHPIVYLPLDEIRMLDDRGFVDYLRERFPVLSRIVVGYDFRFGLDRKFSHADLSKAFGGAVQVIDEVTVGGESVHSHKIRAKLIIGDVAGANRFLGHNYTVRGDVVRGQGIGKKELVPTVNMLTNGFLLPKEGVYASLARLDGEEHYHPAVSFVGHRVTTDGSFAVETHVLDGEIVCKERIDVSFVQRLRGNEKFASLDALKEQIGRDIAAARKAVGRLEL; this is translated from the coding sequence GTGAAACATGCTACTGCTTTGAAAAAGGTTGATGCCGTCGCCATCGGAGGTTTCGACGGGATGCATGAGGGCCATCAGCACCTTTTCAATGCCCTGGGGGAGCGCGGAGCGATCGTCGTCGTCGAGACGGGGTACGCGAACCTGACCCCAGGGCGGGAGCGGGAGCATTTTACGACGCACCCCATCGTCTACCTCCCCCTCGACGAAATCCGCATGCTCGACGACCGGGGGTTCGTCGACTACCTTCGCGAACGCTTTCCCGTACTCTCCCGGATCGTCGTCGGGTATGACTTCCGGTTCGGGCTGGACCGGAAGTTCTCTCACGCAGACCTCTCAAAGGCGTTCGGAGGCGCGGTGCAGGTGATTGACGAAGTGACCGTCGGCGGCGAGTCGGTGCATTCGCACAAGATCCGGGCGAAGCTGATCATCGGAGACGTCGCGGGGGCGAACCGTTTCCTCGGCCACAACTACACCGTGCGCGGCGATGTGGTACGGGGGCAGGGGATCGGCAAAAAGGAGCTCGTGCCGACGGTCAATATGCTGACCAACGGTTTTCTCCTTCCCAAAGAGGGGGTCTACGCGAGCCTGGCCCGCCTGGACGGCGAAGAGCACTACCATCCCGCCGTCAGTTTCGTCGGCCACCGGGTCACGACCGACGGCAGCTTCGCTGTCGAGACGCACGTACTTGACGGTGAGATCGTCTGCAAGGAGCGTATCGACGTCAGCTTCGTCCAGCGGCTGCGGGGCAACGAGAAGTTCGCCTCCCTCGATGCGCTGAAAGAACAGATCGGGCGGGATATCGCCGCGGCGCGCAAGGCGGTGGGGCGGCTGGAGCTCTGA